One window from the genome of Megalobrama amblycephala isolate DHTTF-2021 linkage group LG4, ASM1881202v1, whole genome shotgun sequence encodes:
- the LOC125267751 gene encoding phosphatidylinositol transfer protein beta isoform isoform X4 yields the protein MHHRLSVVTNEYMKDDFFIKIETWHKPDLGTLENVHKLDSSTWKSVEVTPIDIADKEQVAPGDYKADEDPAIFKSVKTGRGPLGPNWMKELVNNPDCPRMCAYKLVTVKFKWWGLQNRVESFIHKQEKRIFTNFHRQLFCWIDKWVELNMEDIRRMEEETQKELEEFKKSVSKVESSLSCRDSVSVGTLTEVLCVSAGAVRSLPVCCEFKYAVCDKRLFLSYQAFS from the exons ATGCATCACAGACTGTCAG TTGTAACG AATGAGTACATGAAGGATGATTTTTTCATCAAGATTGAGACATGGCACAAACCTGACCTCGGAACACTAGAGAAT GTTCACAAATTGGACAGTTCTACATGGAAGTCTGTGGAGGTCACACCTATTGACATTGCAGACAAAGAACAAGTAGCCCCTGGT GACTACAAGGCAGATGAGGATCCAGCTATTTTTAAATCAGTCAAGACCGGCAGAGGACCATTGGGACCCAATTGGATG AAAGAACTGGTTAATAACCCTGACTGCCCACGAATGTGTGCTTACAAGCTTGTCACGGTCAAGTTTAAATGGTGGGGCCTGCAGAACAGGGTAGAAAGCTTCATTCACAAG CAAGAGAAGAGAATCTTCACCAACTTCCACCGGCAGCTGTTCTGCTGGATTGATAAGTGGGTAGAGCTCAACATGGAGGATATCAGAAGGATGGAAGAGGAGACACAGAAAGAGCTGGAGGAG TTCAAGAAGTCTGTCAGTAAAGTCGAGTCAAGTCTGTCTTGTCGAGACAGTGTTTCTGTTGGGACGCTGACTGAGGTGCTGTGTGTCTCAGCTGGGGCTGTCCGCTCACTACCTGTCTGCTGCGAGTTCAAGTACGCTGTCTGTGACAAGAGACTTTTCCTGAGTTACCAAGCCTTTTCATGA
- the LOC125267751 gene encoding phosphatidylinositol transfer protein beta isoform isoform X2, translating to MVLIKEYHIVLPCTVEEYQVGQLYSVAEASKNETGGGEGIEILKNEPYEKAGEKGQYTHKIYHLKSKVPGFVKVIAPEGSLVFHEKAWNAYPYCRTIVTNEYMKDDFFIKIETWHKPDLGTLENVHKLDSSTWKSVEVTPIDIADKEQVAPGDYKADEDPAIFKSVKTGRGPLGPNWMKELVNNPDCPRMCAYKLVTVKFKWWGLQNRVESFIHKQEKRIFTNFHRQLFCWIDKWVELNMEDIRRMEEETQKELEELRKQGQVRGTSAADE from the exons TATCAAGTAGGGCAGCTGTACTCTGTGGCAGAAGCCAGCAAGAATGAGACCGGCGGAGGAGAGGGCATAGAGATATTGAAGAATGAGCCCTATGAAAAGGCTGGCGAGAAAGGACAGTACACGCACAAAATATACCATCTCAAAAG CAAAGTACCAGGCTTTGTAAAGGTGATTGCTCCTGAAGGCTCACTTGTGTTCCATGAAAAGGCCTGGAATGCCTACCCTTACTGCAGAACAA TTGTAACG AATGAGTACATGAAGGATGATTTTTTCATCAAGATTGAGACATGGCACAAACCTGACCTCGGAACACTAGAGAAT GTTCACAAATTGGACAGTTCTACATGGAAGTCTGTGGAGGTCACACCTATTGACATTGCAGACAAAGAACAAGTAGCCCCTGGT GACTACAAGGCAGATGAGGATCCAGCTATTTTTAAATCAGTCAAGACCGGCAGAGGACCATTGGGACCCAATTGGATG AAAGAACTGGTTAATAACCCTGACTGCCCACGAATGTGTGCTTACAAGCTTGTCACGGTCAAGTTTAAATGGTGGGGCCTGCAGAACAGGGTAGAAAGCTTCATTCACAAG CAAGAGAAGAGAATCTTCACCAACTTCCACCGGCAGCTGTTCTGCTGGATTGATAAGTGGGTAGAGCTCAACATGGAGGATATCAGAAGGATGGAAGAGGAGACACAGAAAGAGCTGGAGGAG CTTCGCAAACAAGGTCAAGTGCGAGGAACCAGTGCAGCTGATGAATGA
- the LOC125267751 gene encoding phosphatidylinositol transfer protein beta isoform isoform X3, translating to MVLIKEYHIVLPCTVEEYQVGQLYSVAEASKNETGGGEGIEILKNEPYEKAGEKGQYTHKIYHLKSKVPGFVKVIAPEGSLVFHEKAWNAYPYCRTIVTNEYMKDDFFIKIETWHKPDLGTLENVHKLDSSTWKSVEVTPIDIADKEQVAPGDYKADEDPAIFKSVKTGRGPLGPNWMKELVNNPDCPRMCAYKLVTVKFKWWGLQNRVESFIHKQEKRIFTNFHRQLFCWIDKWVELNMEDIRRMEEETQKELEEK from the exons TATCAAGTAGGGCAGCTGTACTCTGTGGCAGAAGCCAGCAAGAATGAGACCGGCGGAGGAGAGGGCATAGAGATATTGAAGAATGAGCCCTATGAAAAGGCTGGCGAGAAAGGACAGTACACGCACAAAATATACCATCTCAAAAG CAAAGTACCAGGCTTTGTAAAGGTGATTGCTCCTGAAGGCTCACTTGTGTTCCATGAAAAGGCCTGGAATGCCTACCCTTACTGCAGAACAA TTGTAACG AATGAGTACATGAAGGATGATTTTTTCATCAAGATTGAGACATGGCACAAACCTGACCTCGGAACACTAGAGAAT GTTCACAAATTGGACAGTTCTACATGGAAGTCTGTGGAGGTCACACCTATTGACATTGCAGACAAAGAACAAGTAGCCCCTGGT GACTACAAGGCAGATGAGGATCCAGCTATTTTTAAATCAGTCAAGACCGGCAGAGGACCATTGGGACCCAATTGGATG AAAGAACTGGTTAATAACCCTGACTGCCCACGAATGTGTGCTTACAAGCTTGTCACGGTCAAGTTTAAATGGTGGGGCCTGCAGAACAGGGTAGAAAGCTTCATTCACAAG CAAGAGAAGAGAATCTTCACCAACTTCCACCGGCAGCTGTTCTGCTGGATTGATAAGTGGGTAGAGCTCAACATGGAGGATATCAGAAGGATGGAAGAGGAGACACAGAAAGAGCTGGAGGAG
- the LOC125267751 gene encoding phosphatidylinositol transfer protein beta isoform isoform X1, protein MVLIKEYHIVLPCTVEEYQVGQLYSVAEASKNETGGGEGIEILKNEPYEKAGEKGQYTHKIYHLKSKVPGFVKVIAPEGSLVFHEKAWNAYPYCRTIVTNEYMKDDFFIKIETWHKPDLGTLENVHKLDSSTWKSVEVTPIDIADKEQVAPGDYKADEDPAIFKSVKTGRGPLGPNWMKELVNNPDCPRMCAYKLVTVKFKWWGLQNRVESFIHKQEKRIFTNFHRQLFCWIDKWVELNMEDIRRMEEETQKELEEFKKSVSKVESSLSCRDSVSVGTLTEVLCVSAGAVRSLPVCCEFKYAVCDKRLFLSYQAFS, encoded by the exons TATCAAGTAGGGCAGCTGTACTCTGTGGCAGAAGCCAGCAAGAATGAGACCGGCGGAGGAGAGGGCATAGAGATATTGAAGAATGAGCCCTATGAAAAGGCTGGCGAGAAAGGACAGTACACGCACAAAATATACCATCTCAAAAG CAAAGTACCAGGCTTTGTAAAGGTGATTGCTCCTGAAGGCTCACTTGTGTTCCATGAAAAGGCCTGGAATGCCTACCCTTACTGCAGAACAA TTGTAACG AATGAGTACATGAAGGATGATTTTTTCATCAAGATTGAGACATGGCACAAACCTGACCTCGGAACACTAGAGAAT GTTCACAAATTGGACAGTTCTACATGGAAGTCTGTGGAGGTCACACCTATTGACATTGCAGACAAAGAACAAGTAGCCCCTGGT GACTACAAGGCAGATGAGGATCCAGCTATTTTTAAATCAGTCAAGACCGGCAGAGGACCATTGGGACCCAATTGGATG AAAGAACTGGTTAATAACCCTGACTGCCCACGAATGTGTGCTTACAAGCTTGTCACGGTCAAGTTTAAATGGTGGGGCCTGCAGAACAGGGTAGAAAGCTTCATTCACAAG CAAGAGAAGAGAATCTTCACCAACTTCCACCGGCAGCTGTTCTGCTGGATTGATAAGTGGGTAGAGCTCAACATGGAGGATATCAGAAGGATGGAAGAGGAGACACAGAAAGAGCTGGAGGAG TTCAAGAAGTCTGTCAGTAAAGTCGAGTCAAGTCTGTCTTGTCGAGACAGTGTTTCTGTTGGGACGCTGACTGAGGTGCTGTGTGTCTCAGCTGGGGCTGTCCGCTCACTACCTGTCTGCTGCGAGTTCAAGTACGCTGTCTGTGACAAGAGACTTTTCCTGAGTTACCAAGCCTTTTCATGA